In Helianthus annuus cultivar XRQ/B chromosome 8, HanXRQr2.0-SUNRISE, whole genome shotgun sequence, a single genomic region encodes these proteins:
- the LOC110870063 gene encoding uncharacterized protein LOC110870063, whose translation MVRFPKPTCEWVLHVSRSRNEQPWCVKTFLDNHTCLTIRKVRLYTVSAIAREVESILGSNPGIPLLALQDHLEKKNQIQLSLQKTFRAKVMALHRIEGDFKAQYSILREYCEELLGSNPGTTVKIHVERECNHASPTRQFRRIYICLGALKEGFKVNGRRILGLDGCFMKGPFPGQVLSAVGIDSNNGIYPVPYLIVEAETKISWEWFLGNLGDDLGLDQQSYFTFISDRQKS comes from the exons ATGGTTAGGTTTCCAAAGCCTACATGTGAATGGGTTCTTCATGTTTCTAGATCTCGAAATGAGCAGCCATGGTGTGTAAAAACTTTCCTTGATAATCATACTTGTTTGACCATAAGAAAGGTTAGGTTATACACTGTATCTGCTATAGCAAGAGAAGTGGAGAGCATATTAGGTTCCAACCCAGGAATTCCACTGTTGGCACTCCAAGACCATTTGGAGAAGAAAAACCAGATTCAGTTAAGTTTGCAGAAGACATTCAGGGCAAAGGTAATGGCTTTACACAGAATAGAAGGTGATTTCAAAGCTCAATATTCTATTTTAAGGGAATATTGTGAAGAGCTCCTTGGATCCAATCCTGGCACAACAGTTAAGATACATGTGGAAAGGGAGTGCAACCATGCTAGTCCAACAAGACAGTTCAGGCGAATTTACATATGTTTGGGTGCTCTCAAAGAAGGGTTCAAGGTAAATGGGAGGCGGATTTTAGGATTAGATGGGTGTTTCATGAAGGGCCCATTCCCTGGGCAAGTACTGTCAGCTGTTGGAATTGATTCAAACAACGGGATATATCCTGTTCCATACTTAATAGTTGAGGCTGAAACTAAAATCAGTTGGGAGTGGTTCTTAGGGAATCTTGGAGATGACTTAGGTCTTGATCAACAGTCCTACTTCACATTCATATCTGATAGACAAAAG TCTTGA